In Nonomuraea muscovyensis, one genomic interval encodes:
- a CDS encoding SAM-dependent methyltransferase, producing the protein MEDESARSAWDRVDTTKPHSARVWDYLLGGKNNYAVDKEAGDTILRVFPAFAQVARLQRQFLIRAVRFLAGEVGIRQFLDIGTGLPTANNTHEVAQSVAPESRIVYVDNDPLVLVHARALLTSTPEGATDYIDADVRDPDRILEGAAATLDLTRPVALTMLSIAGQVPDAEDPKGLVQRLLAPLPAGSYLALSDGTDTNPALVAAVDSYNSRAAYPYHLRSPEAIASFFEGLELVEPGVVPTPRWRPAPGDRDASDPVSAVCGVAVKR; encoded by the coding sequence ATGGAAGACGAGAGCGCCCGCTCCGCCTGGGATCGAGTCGACACCACCAAGCCGCACTCGGCTCGCGTGTGGGACTACCTGCTCGGCGGCAAGAACAACTACGCCGTGGACAAGGAGGCCGGTGACACGATCCTGCGGGTGTTCCCGGCCTTCGCCCAGGTGGCCCGGCTGCAGCGGCAGTTCCTCATCCGCGCGGTGCGCTTCCTGGCCGGAGAGGTGGGCATCCGCCAGTTCCTCGACATCGGCACCGGCCTGCCCACGGCGAACAACACCCACGAGGTCGCCCAGTCCGTGGCCCCCGAGTCGCGCATCGTCTACGTCGACAACGACCCGCTGGTGCTCGTCCACGCCCGGGCGCTGCTCACCAGCACCCCCGAAGGCGCCACCGACTACATCGACGCCGACGTGCGCGACCCGGACCGCATCCTGGAGGGCGCGGCCGCGACCCTCGACCTCACCCGGCCGGTGGCCCTGACCATGCTGAGCATCGCCGGTCAGGTCCCCGACGCCGAGGACCCGAAGGGCCTCGTCCAGCGACTGCTCGCCCCCCTGCCGGCCGGCAGCTACCTCGCGCTCAGCGACGGCACCGACACCAACCCCGCGCTCGTCGCGGCCGTGGACAGCTACAACTCCCGCGCGGCCTACCCCTACCACCTGCGCAGCCCGGAGGCGATCGCCTCCTTCTTCGAGGGGCTGGAGCTGGTGGAGCCGGGCGTGGTGCCCACGCCGCGGTGGCGTCCCGCCCCCGGCGACCGGGACGCGTCCGACCCGGTGAGCGCCGTCTGCGGCGTCGCAGTGAAACGCTGA
- a CDS encoding SAM-dependent methyltransferase yields the protein MSDLDRSLPGIDTRVPSVARMYDYYLGGKDNFPADREAAEMMIEIGRQMGNDARQIAQANRGFLGRAVRLLAESGVRQFIDIGAGLPTQDNVHQVAGRHAPGSRVVYVDNDPVVLVHARALLAGAPDVIALPGDVRDPDAILDAPEVRAHLDLSRPYAVLLVAVLHFVVDDAEAARAVGRIRERLTPGSALVLSHIYEGGAADDAAEAGRQVYSATAAGGIARRGHDEIAGYFAGLDLLPPGLVPVDDWSPGTPAGAPVDLARPGILAGVGRVPGQPAP from the coding sequence GTGAGCGACCTGGATCGCTCGTTACCGGGCATCGACACCCGTGTGCCGAGCGTCGCGCGCATGTACGACTACTACCTCGGCGGCAAGGACAACTTCCCCGCCGACCGCGAGGCCGCCGAGATGATGATCGAGATCGGCCGGCAGATGGGCAACGACGCGCGGCAGATCGCCCAGGCCAACCGCGGTTTCCTCGGCCGGGCCGTCCGCCTGCTCGCCGAGTCCGGCGTGCGCCAGTTCATCGACATCGGCGCCGGGCTGCCCACCCAGGACAACGTCCACCAGGTCGCCGGGCGCCACGCCCCCGGCAGCCGCGTCGTCTACGTGGACAACGACCCCGTCGTGCTGGTCCACGCACGGGCGCTGCTCGCCGGCGCCCCCGACGTCATCGCCCTGCCGGGCGACGTGCGGGACCCCGACGCGATCCTCGACGCTCCCGAGGTCCGCGCGCACCTCGACCTCAGCCGGCCGTACGCGGTCCTGCTCGTCGCCGTGCTGCACTTCGTGGTCGACGACGCCGAGGCCGCCCGCGCCGTCGGGCGCATCCGTGAGCGGCTCACGCCCGGCTCCGCGCTGGTGCTGTCCCACATCTACGAGGGCGGAGCCGCCGACGACGCGGCCGAGGCGGGCCGGCAGGTCTACTCGGCCACGGCCGCCGGCGGCATCGCCCGGCGCGGTCACGACGAGATCGCCGGCTACTTCGCGGGCCTGGACCTGCTCCCGCCGGGCCTCGTCCCCGTGGACGACTGGAGCCCCGGGACGCCCGCCGGCGCCCCCGTCGACCTGGCCAGGCCCGGCATCCTCGCCGGAGTCGGCCGGGTCCCGGGACAGCCCGCGCCCTGA
- a CDS encoding AraC family transcriptional regulator, translating into MQVSEWNGTQLAVVRPAAGGFPRHSHDEYVISVNLLGHERVRLDRSSFEVGAEDVTVYNPGQVQSCTTRTPPGTVWGCVSWYVPPAFVRSLTGDAPVDFERPVLRSAPLRAELPAAARALRASGDDADLAGERLTLLLLRLLDLAGDPRAARRDRATGARRVAMDARVSAVLDRLRDDLSTAPRLADLADEAGMSREHLIRSFTRATGSPPYAWHLQARLAEGRRRLRRGEPVAAVAHGLGFADQAHFHRHFAAAYAITPGRYRRLSAVNI; encoded by the coding sequence ATGCAGGTCAGCGAGTGGAACGGCACGCAGCTCGCGGTGGTCAGGCCCGCCGCGGGCGGCTTTCCCCGGCACAGCCACGACGAGTACGTGATCAGCGTCAACCTCCTCGGCCACGAGCGGGTGCGGCTGGACCGTTCCTCCTTCGAGGTGGGCGCCGAGGACGTAACCGTCTACAACCCCGGCCAGGTCCAGTCGTGCACCACGCGGACGCCGCCGGGGACGGTGTGGGGGTGCGTGAGCTGGTACGTCCCGCCCGCCTTCGTGCGGTCGCTGACCGGGGACGCGCCGGTGGACTTCGAGCGGCCGGTGCTCCGGTCGGCGCCGCTGCGCGCCGAGCTGCCGGCCGCCGCCCGCGCCCTGCGCGCGTCCGGGGACGACGCCGATCTCGCCGGCGAACGGCTGACGCTCCTGCTCCTTCGCCTGCTCGACCTGGCGGGAGACCCGCGGGCCGCCCGCCGCGACCGCGCGACCGGCGCCCGGCGAGTCGCGATGGACGCGCGGGTCTCGGCCGTCCTCGACCGGCTGCGCGACGACCTGTCCACCGCCCCGCGCCTGGCCGACCTGGCCGACGAGGCGGGGATGTCGCGCGAGCACCTGATCCGGTCCTTCACCAGGGCCACCGGCAGCCCGCCGTACGCCTGGCACCTGCAGGCCCGGCTCGCCGAGGGGCGCCGGCGGCTGCGCCGGGGCGAGCCGGTGGCCGCCGTGGCCCACGGTCTCGGGTTCGCCGACCAGGCGCACTTCCACCGCCACTTCGCCGCCGCCTACGCCATCACCCCCGGCCGCTACCGCCGGCTGAGCGCCGTCAACATCTGA
- a CDS encoding LysE family transporter → MGVADARVGAMVEVFVVAFWVGLAFNAAPGAVFGESLRRGMRGGFRPAFAVQVGSLAGDAVWAVLGLTGVGALFTVPALRVPLTVGGCLLLCWLGVVGLRDAFSAPRGAAPGAGQVAAAETRPLVSAVAVGAGMSLGNPWNVVYWSGAAGAVGAVLGRHADVAGLATFFTGFMASSLVWCFVSAGFVALLRRAVPPPAVRVLEGVCGLALIALAVVLAARLVTGP, encoded by the coding sequence GTGGGGGTCGCGGACGCCAGAGTGGGCGCCATGGTCGAGGTGTTCGTGGTGGCCTTCTGGGTGGGGCTGGCGTTCAACGCGGCCCCGGGAGCGGTCTTCGGCGAGTCGCTGCGCCGGGGCATGCGGGGCGGGTTCCGGCCCGCGTTCGCCGTGCAGGTGGGGTCGCTGGCGGGTGACGCCGTGTGGGCGGTGCTGGGGCTGACCGGTGTGGGGGCGCTGTTCACCGTGCCGGCGTTGCGGGTGCCGCTGACCGTGGGGGGCTGCCTGCTGCTCTGCTGGCTGGGCGTGGTGGGGCTGCGGGACGCGTTCTCCGCCCCGCGCGGGGCCGCGCCGGGAGCCGGGCAGGTGGCCGCCGCTGAGACCCGGCCCCTGGTGTCCGCCGTGGCCGTGGGCGCCGGGATGTCGCTGGGCAACCCGTGGAACGTCGTCTACTGGTCGGGAGCGGCCGGCGCCGTCGGGGCCGTCCTGGGCCGGCACGCCGACGTGGCGGGGCTGGCGACGTTCTTCACCGGGTTCATGGCGTCGTCGCTGGTGTGGTGCTTCGTCTCGGCCGGGTTCGTCGCGCTGCTGCGCCGGGCGGTGCCGCCGCCGGCCGTACGAGTGCTGGAGGGGGTGTGCGGCCTCGCGTTGATCGCCCTGGCGGTCGTGCTGGCGGCGCGGCTCGTCACCGGCCCCTGA
- a CDS encoding sensor histidine kinase: MTGFAGKSGVTVARAVAVGTAVASPVLAVAAVVIAEGLPAAWYPTRTISPQSAAALMFPAVGAFLIFHRPRLNMAWLMCWGGLAAGVSDFSQALMFRMAADGDLLTAGYLRHVSQLGWAGCGLLLTMLLPLYSPDGRLPSPRWRLVVALGATAITAQLLRGLLRVDPPAESYPYPAVIPNPLQVPALAPFNELLFTVAWAGIYSAMALAALSLAVRMRYADPAGRRQIAWPLYAFVGYIVFLVASVGVPALLWASFVWAALIPVAVAFSVMRYRLYGIDTVVSRTFVAAGLLAVVSAVYFGAGALSSLLVSGYDQIAGLASALFAGAFFQPLRRALQRTVDRMLYGSVGDPRLLAERLTQAVRRADPAEALTSVVGVLRDGLAVEGVAVEVADGEPRYVESGRVGAAPREVPLVWHGERVGRLLVGQPGPRRFPAAHDERVLATLTPHAADVAHAVRMAADLQRSRERILTTREEERRRLRRDLHDGLGQTLSAMAMTINIARSRLKKSPDSADALLQSLRSGMDAVAADIRELVYGLRPPALDDLGLERAVRELAGQSPPGTGTEVEAEGDLTGLPAAVEVAVYRIAQEALTNIRRHADATHARVLLQRRPEELRVVVEDDGRGLPDGHRAGVGLASMRERAAELGGVCVIGPVAEGGTRVEVRLPLPTGGDEGRVAELDRLDRR; this comes from the coding sequence ATGACCGGGTTCGCCGGGAAATCCGGGGTCACGGTCGCGCGGGCGGTCGCCGTGGGCACGGCGGTGGCGTCCCCGGTGCTCGCGGTGGCCGCGGTCGTGATCGCCGAAGGGCTGCCCGCGGCGTGGTACCCGACGCGGACGATCAGCCCCCAGTCGGCCGCCGCGCTGATGTTCCCCGCGGTGGGCGCGTTCCTGATCTTTCATCGGCCGCGGCTGAACATGGCCTGGCTGATGTGCTGGGGCGGCCTCGCGGCCGGCGTGAGCGACTTCAGCCAGGCGCTGATGTTCCGGATGGCCGCCGACGGCGACCTGCTCACCGCCGGCTACCTGCGCCACGTCTCGCAGCTCGGCTGGGCCGGGTGCGGCCTGTTGCTGACCATGCTGCTCCCGCTCTACTCGCCCGACGGGCGCCTGCCGTCGCCGCGCTGGCGGCTGGTCGTGGCCCTGGGCGCGACGGCCATCACGGCGCAGCTCCTGCGGGGGCTCCTTCGCGTGGACCCGCCCGCCGAGAGCTATCCGTACCCGGCGGTCATCCCCAACCCGCTGCAGGTTCCGGCCCTGGCGCCGTTCAACGAGCTGCTGTTCACGGTCGCGTGGGCCGGCATCTACTCGGCGATGGCGCTGGCGGCGCTGTCCCTGGCCGTGCGGATGCGGTACGCCGATCCGGCCGGCCGGCGGCAGATCGCCTGGCCGCTGTACGCGTTCGTCGGCTACATCGTCTTCCTCGTCGCGTCCGTGGGGGTGCCCGCTCTGCTGTGGGCCTCCTTCGTGTGGGCGGCGCTCATCCCGGTCGCGGTGGCGTTCTCGGTGATGCGCTACCGGCTGTACGGGATCGACACGGTGGTCAGCCGGACGTTCGTGGCCGCCGGGCTGCTGGCCGTGGTGAGCGCGGTCTACTTCGGGGCCGGCGCGCTGTCGAGCCTGCTGGTCTCCGGCTACGACCAGATCGCCGGCCTCGCCTCCGCCCTGTTCGCGGGGGCGTTCTTCCAGCCGCTGCGGCGCGCGCTGCAGCGGACCGTGGACCGCATGCTGTACGGCAGCGTCGGCGACCCCCGCCTGCTCGCCGAGCGGCTCACCCAGGCCGTGCGCCGCGCCGACCCCGCCGAGGCGCTCACCTCGGTCGTGGGCGTGCTGCGCGACGGTCTCGCCGTCGAGGGCGTGGCGGTGGAGGTGGCCGACGGCGAGCCGAGGTACGTGGAGAGCGGGCGGGTCGGCGCCGCGCCGCGCGAGGTGCCGCTGGTCTGGCACGGCGAGCGGGTCGGCCGGCTGCTCGTCGGGCAGCCGGGCCCGCGCCGCTTCCCCGCGGCCCACGACGAGCGGGTGCTGGCCACGCTCACGCCGCACGCGGCCGACGTCGCGCACGCCGTGCGCATGGCGGCCGACCTGCAACGTTCCAGGGAACGCATCCTCACCACCCGCGAGGAGGAGCGCCGCCGCCTGCGGCGCGACCTGCACGACGGGCTCGGCCAGACGCTGTCGGCCATGGCCATGACCATCAACATCGCCCGCAGCCGGCTGAAGAAGTCGCCCGACTCGGCCGACGCCCTGCTCCAGAGCCTGCGCTCGGGCATGGACGCGGTCGCGGCCGACATCCGCGAACTGGTATACGGCCTGCGCCCACCCGCCCTCGACGACCTGGGCCTGGAACGTGCCGTGCGGGAGCTGGCCGGGCAGTCGCCGCCCGGCACCGGGACCGAGGTCGAGGCGGAGGGCGACCTGACCGGACTGCCCGCGGCCGTCGAGGTGGCCGTCTACCGCATCGCCCAGGAGGCGCTGACCAACATCCGCCGGCACGCCGACGCCACCCACGCCCGCGTCCTCCTCCAGCGGCGGCCGGAGGAACTGCGCGTGGTGGTCGAGGACGACGGCCGCGGCCTGCCGGACGGGCACCGCGCGGGCGTGGGCCTCGCCTCGATGCGGGAACGGGCCGCCGAGCTGGGCGGCGTGTGCGTGATCGGCCCCGTCGCCGAGGGGGGCACCCGGGTCGAGGTCAGGCTCCCGCTGCCCACCGGAGGGGACGAAGGGCGGGTGGCCGAGCTGGACCGGCTCGACCGCCGCTGA
- a CDS encoding DUF5999 family protein yields MCQHQPPCPSVDAPDREAARLVAYHPEQGWGLLCNGVVCFDDCGELLPDGRSIPAYAGGAAA; encoded by the coding sequence ATGTGTCAGCACCAGCCGCCATGTCCGTCCGTGGACGCACCCGACCGTGAGGCCGCGCGCCTCGTGGCCTACCACCCCGAGCAGGGGTGGGGACTTCTCTGCAACGGAGTGGTGTGCTTCGACGACTGCGGTGAGCTGCTGCCCGACGGCCGGAGCATCCCCGCGTACGCCGGGGGCGCAGCGGCATGA
- a CDS encoding ATP-binding protein — MTVDPGHTATWQFARTPAGLRGARRVTRHKLACWGLADQSDVVELLVSELVGNAMEHTRGTIHLTLSMEDGLLRCEVEDDDPELPRMRHAGPEDETGRGLRLVDALSCCWGGDHTAHGKVVWFEVPASAPAEEPVAAMMPAIAAVSAELS, encoded by the coding sequence ATGACCGTCGACCCGGGCCACACGGCCACGTGGCAGTTCGCGCGCACGCCCGCGGGCCTGCGCGGGGCCCGGCGCGTGACTCGGCACAAGCTGGCCTGCTGGGGCCTCGCCGACCAGAGCGACGTGGTGGAACTGCTCGTCAGCGAGCTGGTGGGCAACGCGATGGAGCACACGCGCGGGACGATCCACCTGACGCTGTCGATGGAGGACGGCCTGCTGCGCTGCGAGGTCGAGGACGACGACCCCGAGCTGCCCCGGATGCGTCACGCCGGCCCGGAGGACGAGACCGGGCGGGGACTGCGGCTCGTCGACGCGCTCTCCTGCTGCTGGGGCGGCGACCACACCGCGCACGGGAAGGTGGTCTGGTTCGAGGTGCCCGCCTCGGCCCCGGCCGAGGAGCCCGTCGCCGCCATGATGCCCGCCATCGCCGCGGTGAGCGCGGAGCTGTCCTGA
- a CDS encoding polysaccharide lyase 8 family protein — MGAHSRRLFLLLGGAAVAGALLPAQAAHTPDTFFALVRARWREVTLGPPTATSARATALGATAARHLDGMRPTGTSLWPGLDFPSFEDTPQRLRTMARAYALPGTGLTGDARLAAAVAAGLDHYRRHVYTAGADPAGNWWHWQIGVPRALLDAAVLVGPHLPPRHRTTLARAVDHFVPEDRLDAYDGTSTGANRVDLCTVTLLRAALDDDHGKAALAASALSPVFPYVREGDGFYRDGSFIQHTSVPYQGGYGLVLLSGVATLLAVLRGTPWEVTDPARQVVFDMVERSFAPFVRDGFCMDLVSGRGIVRGPYVDHRRGRAIAAAILLLGESAPAAERARWQAMVKGWAVRNTYRPLLEGGDPASHARLSAVLADDAVPASPEPVGHTLMPMSARAVHRRPGWCAALSMASDRIGHYEHGNGENLRGWHTGSGMLYWWAEGHGDHYSDTFWPTVDPYRLAGTTVSTKRLPDGAGAGWGDTRTPWRWVGGATDGTYAAVGQHLAGLESTLEAFKSWFFLDDAVVCLGAGITCSDGVPVETVVDNRRTRAALTVDAAAGWAHLEGHGGYVVPDGQRLRTLREDRTAGRETRGYATLWLDHGVDPRSAGYAYVLLPGASRDATRARAADPGRVLVLANTARQQAVHAPLPGITAVTFWNAGAAGPLTASGPCAVLVRERGDGTATLSIADPRRDLDELTLTWDRPVAALVDRPPRLAAAATGARLTLRLTGLADEEGGSTTVTVRLA; from the coding sequence GTGGGCGCACACTCCAGGCGGCTGTTCCTCCTGCTCGGCGGAGCGGCCGTGGCCGGGGCGCTGCTGCCGGCGCAGGCCGCGCACACGCCGGACACCTTCTTCGCCCTCGTGCGCGCCCGCTGGCGGGAGGTCACCCTGGGGCCGCCGACCGCCACGTCCGCCCGCGCGACCGCGCTGGGCGCGACCGCGGCCCGCCACCTCGACGGCATGCGCCCCACGGGCACGTCGCTCTGGCCCGGCCTGGACTTCCCCTCCTTCGAGGACACGCCGCAGCGATTACGGACCATGGCCCGCGCCTACGCGCTGCCGGGCACCGGCCTGACCGGCGACGCCCGGCTCGCCGCGGCCGTGGCCGCGGGCCTCGACCACTACCGGCGCCACGTGTACACCGCGGGCGCCGACCCGGCCGGCAACTGGTGGCACTGGCAGATCGGCGTCCCCCGAGCCCTCCTCGACGCGGCCGTGCTGGTCGGCCCGCACCTGCCCCCGCGGCACCGCACGACGCTGGCGCGGGCCGTCGACCACTTCGTCCCCGAGGACCGCCTCGACGCCTACGACGGCACCAGCACGGGAGCCAACCGGGTGGACCTGTGCACGGTGACGCTGCTGCGCGCCGCCCTCGACGACGACCACGGCAAGGCCGCGCTGGCCGCCTCGGCGCTGTCCCCCGTCTTCCCGTACGTGCGCGAGGGCGACGGGTTCTACCGCGACGGGTCGTTCATCCAGCACACCTCAGTGCCGTACCAGGGGGGCTACGGCCTGGTGCTGCTGTCGGGGGTGGCGACGCTGCTCGCGGTGCTGCGGGGCACGCCGTGGGAGGTCACCGACCCGGCCAGGCAGGTCGTCTTCGACATGGTGGAGCGGTCCTTCGCGCCGTTCGTGCGCGACGGGTTCTGCATGGACCTGGTCAGCGGGCGGGGGATCGTCCGCGGGCCGTACGTGGACCACCGCCGGGGCCGCGCCATCGCCGCGGCGATCCTGCTGCTGGGTGAGTCGGCCCCGGCCGCCGAGCGGGCCCGCTGGCAGGCGATGGTCAAGGGGTGGGCGGTGCGCAACACGTACCGGCCGCTGCTGGAGGGCGGCGATCCGGCCTCCCACGCCCGGCTGTCCGCGGTGCTCGCCGACGACGCCGTACCGGCCTCGCCCGAACCTGTCGGTCACACGCTGATGCCGATGAGCGCCCGCGCCGTGCACCGGCGGCCCGGCTGGTGCGCGGCGCTCAGCATGGCCTCCGACCGGATCGGCCACTACGAGCACGGCAACGGCGAGAACCTGCGCGGCTGGCACACCGGCTCCGGGATGCTCTACTGGTGGGCCGAAGGGCACGGCGACCACTACTCCGACACGTTCTGGCCCACCGTCGACCCCTACCGCCTGGCCGGCACCACCGTCTCCACCAAACGCCTGCCCGACGGCGCCGGCGCCGGGTGGGGCGACACCCGCACGCCGTGGCGCTGGGTTGGCGGCGCCACCGACGGCACCTACGCGGCCGTCGGCCAGCACCTGGCGGGTCTGGAGAGCACGCTGGAGGCGTTCAAGTCGTGGTTCTTCCTCGATGACGCCGTGGTGTGCCTCGGGGCCGGGATCACCTGCTCGGACGGCGTGCCGGTGGAGACCGTGGTGGACAACCGCCGCACCCGCGCGGCCCTGACCGTGGACGCCGCGGCCGGCTGGGCGCACCTGGAGGGACACGGCGGCTACGTCGTGCCGGACGGGCAGCGGCTGCGCACCCTGCGCGAGGACCGGACCGCCGGGCGGGAGACCCGCGGCTACGCGACGCTCTGGCTCGACCACGGGGTGGACCCCCGCTCGGCCGGGTACGCCTACGTCCTCCTGCCCGGCGCGAGCCGCGACGCCACCCGGGCCCGCGCCGCCGATCCCGGCCGGGTCCTGGTCCTCGCCAACACCGCGCGGCAGCAGGCCGTCCACGCGCCCCTGCCGGGGATCACCGCCGTCACCTTCTGGAACGCCGGTGCCGCCGGCCCCCTGACCGCCTCCGGGCCCTGCGCGGTCCTGGTCAGGGAACGCGGCGACGGCACGGCCACGCTCAGCATCGCGGACCCGCGCCGCGACCTCGACGAGCTGACCCTGACCTGGGACCGTCCGGTGGCGGCGCTGGTGGACCGCCCCCCACGGCTCGCCGCGGCCGCCACCGGCGCCCGGCTCACGCTCCGCCTCACCGGCCTGGCCGACGAGGAGGGCGGCTCCACCACGGTCACCGTACGGCTCGCCTGA
- a CDS encoding MerR family transcriptional regulator, whose product MRIGDLSRETGVSKRLLRYYEEQGLLRPVRLANGYREYSGSDVAAVRHIRALLAAGLPTVVIARLLHCVHDEGERMVAAACPSLIDNLRRERGRITETIARLQTSQRALDSMLATALGGAAGSREGTT is encoded by the coding sequence ATGCGGATCGGGGACCTCTCCCGCGAGACGGGCGTGAGCAAGCGGCTGCTTCGCTACTACGAGGAACAGGGGCTGCTCAGGCCGGTGCGGCTGGCCAACGGCTACCGCGAGTACTCCGGGTCGGACGTCGCGGCGGTGCGGCACATCCGCGCCCTCCTCGCCGCCGGCCTGCCGACCGTGGTCATCGCCCGGCTCCTGCACTGCGTCCATGACGAGGGCGAGCGGATGGTGGCGGCGGCGTGCCCGAGCCTGATCGACAACCTGCGCCGGGAGCGCGGCCGCATCACCGAGACCATCGCCCGGCTCCAGACGTCCCAGCGGGCGCTCGACTCCATGCTCGCCACCGCGCTGGGCGGCGCGGCCGGCAGCCGGGAGGGCACTACCTGA
- a CDS encoding MarR family winged helix-turn-helix transcriptional regulator: MTTENARPEPPATSPSIVLLTLARRIESELGAALAPLGLTVGRLGLLGHIAGVPGASFSDLARMSGITVQSVHTAVKALSGAGLVRDSTARAGSASRLEITPEGARLMDEAMRAVAEVDERLFGAAADPIQRQVGDAVRAAFAGLTPPNLQAD; encoded by the coding sequence GTGACGACCGAGAACGCCCGGCCAGAGCCGCCCGCCACCAGCCCGTCCATCGTGCTGCTCACGCTCGCCCGCCGGATCGAGTCGGAGCTCGGCGCCGCCCTGGCGCCGCTCGGGCTCACGGTCGGCCGGCTCGGCCTGCTCGGGCACATCGCGGGCGTGCCCGGCGCGTCGTTCAGCGACCTGGCGCGGATGTCCGGGATCACCGTGCAGAGCGTGCACACGGCGGTGAAGGCGCTGTCCGGCGCCGGGCTCGTCCGCGACAGCACGGCCCGCGCCGGCTCCGCGTCCCGTCTGGAGATCACGCCGGAGGGCGCGCGGCTCATGGACGAGGCCATGCGGGCCGTCGCGGAGGTGGACGAGCGGCTGTTCGGCGCGGCGGCGGACCCGATCCAGCGGCAGGTGGGCGACGCCGTACGGGCCGCGTTCGCGGGACTCACCCCACCCAACCTTCAGGCTGACTGA